Proteins found in one Plasmodium malariae genome assembly, chromosome: 13 genomic segment:
- the PmUG01_13068800 gene encoding Plasmodium exported protein, unknown function: MERKIKINFLFKIFTFIFLIWICHFDNDMSIDNEYLYKKYIADIKIVTRSYRLLGKHKQEKCSDIVYIKGDIPTIREYRKLNTYNSTKVTKGINKKQNECSLYNAGGYEYGERSKNSVHYGRNSKLGKRKFDKIYYRNTLRNSTIADFKFLRDVTKQKAVLICILMSFHAIIGILLSSLKLMVKNNKGKFVVSELWNFGTIIGFSILTYIVILSFIHLFSLIAKYIKIIHKKREIHNTAYPSLSKVFYNSYNI; this comes from the exons ATGGaacgaaaaattaaaataaactttttatttaaaatttttacgtttatctttttaatttgGATATGTCATTTTGATAATGATATG agtatcgataatgaatatttgtataaaaagtacattgcggatataaaaatagttacAAGATCATATCGATTACTAGGAAAGCATAAGCAAGAAAAATGTTCagatattgtatatataaaaggtgATATACCAACTATCAGGGAATACCGAAAATTGAATACTTATAATAGTACAAAAGTAACCAAaggcataaataaaaaacaaaatgaatgttcattatataatgcAGGAGGTTATGAATATGGTGAGAGAAGTAAAAATTCTGTGCACTACGGAAGAAATTCAAAAttaggaaaaagaaaattcgACAAAATATACTATAGAAATACACTTAGGAATTCTACTATTGCAGATTTTAAGTTTTTAAGAGATGTTACAAAACAAAAAGCAGttcttatttgtattttaatgaGCTTCCATGCAATAATTGGAATACTACTAAGTTCTTTAAAACTAatggtaaaaaataataaaggtaAATTTGTGGTTTCAGAGCTTTGGAATTTTGGAACAATTATAGGATTTTccatattaacatatatagtTATACTATCGTTTATTCATCTCTTCAGTTTAATTGCAAAGTATATAAAGATAATACATAAGAAACGTGAAATACACAATACGGCGTATCCTTCTCTTAGTAAAGTCTTTTATAacagttataatatataa